A single genomic interval of Pseudopipra pipra isolate bDixPip1 chromosome 29, bDixPip1.hap1, whole genome shotgun sequence harbors:
- the DENND4B gene encoding DENN domain-containing protein 4B isoform X2: MGWGSPVPQVPSAQGPQCHGMEVPSSAWPQCYGMGSPVPQVPMVQCPSATGPHGPVTPVPWAACPHLCMPGVLMPRSPPTPSPRAPLPQVYGAAIQFHEAFPRERLSEGQALRLGLLSVVDKRPVPGRSLHTRKSICVLSHWPFFDVFRKFLMFIYRYSISGPHVLPLETHISHFMHNVPFPSPQRPRILVQMSPYDSLLLCRPVSSPLPLSGASFLTLLQNLGPDNAVALLVAVLTEQKLLIHSLRPDVLTSVGEALVAMIFPLRWQCPYIPLCPLALADVLCAPVPFIVGIHSSYFDLYEPPRDVIFVDLDTNTIFQSEERKLLPPRALPRRPCKVLLATLHSLAQQLDELLSAPDEAPPELVLSAAEGVGARRAQLELEARAAFLRFMACALRGYRSFLRPIAPAPAPAERDAGSLFALQGFLRSRDRQYQRFYGQLLKTQLFTQFIEDCSFASDREPCLEFFDTCVDKVQADLEKPEDTPLMELDDPRGGEHTVFITPPEQPAGPDGAEPPARYRYDGFPTLCPELLEPPRDPLVAQLCQARSSAPSSPAPRRTKQEMKVAQRVAQKSSAVPELWARCLLGHCYGLWFLYLPTHVRAAPAKLGALQLAYDVLRQMEQHKVVLPDEVCYRILMQLCGQYGEPVLSVRVLLEMKRAGIVPNTVTYGYYNKAVLESKWPAGTQGGRLRWAKLRNVVLGAAQFRQPLRQRERRSSNGDPPGDRALPPPRPPLQRQTTWAGRSLRDPPPAPRLVKSGSLSFPRNEGGARGEPGEPPLIPAAPTPPSGPPRPRGPPGSADGSLSDISFHTDESDPRRDEGGPGGGPGGPGGGGGTPRRGLAAKLQQLLSPGKRGAPRPAEPPRERRGSEPRDHRDTPPRRSPAEPPRLRPRERPESTASESSVSSELDLSDASGGSTGAPKSTEPPPDGTAGMEPPALEVLLSSCSRCPGCATLVFDEELMAGWTSDDSNLNTSCPFCSRSFVPFLSIEIRDLRRPPSPPGPPPVPPPVQGPVLSDRRRCLALDGPDPDPQLCNGCTETPPPGQSERVAFAYLSPLVLRKELESLVENEGGELLAQPELVDSHPIIYWNLVWYFQRLALPSNLPLLLLGSHHARRHPQAQSPEPPRVRVRLLWDVLTPDSESCPPLYVLWRLHRASTGSCCS, from the exons ATGGGATGGGGGTCCCCAGTGCCACAggtccccagtgcccagggtcCCCAGTGCCATGGGATGGAGGTCCCCAGCTCTGCGTGGCCCCAGTGCTATGGGATGGGGTCTCCAGTGCCACAGGTCCCCATGGTCCAGTGTCCCAGTGCCACAGGTCCCCATGGCCCAGTGaccccagtgccctgggctgcgtGTCCCCATCTCTGCATGCCAGGTGTCCTCatgccccgctccccgccgaCGCCCTCTCCCCGTGCCCCCCTCCCGCAGGTGTACGGTGCTGCCATCCAGTTCCATGAGGCGTTCCCGCGGGAGCGGCTGTCAGAGGGGCAGGCGCTGcgcctggggctgctcagcgTGGTGGACAAGCGGCCGGTGCCGGGCCGGTCCCTGCACACCCGCAAGAGCATCTGCGTCCTGTCCCACTGGCCCTTCTTCGACGTCTTCCGCAAGTTCCTCATGTTCATCTACCGCTACTCCATCTCCGGCCCCCACGTGCTGCCCCTGGAGAC GCACATCTCCCACTTCATGCACAATGTGCCCTTCCCATCCCCACAGCGCCCGCGGATCCTGGTCCAG aTGTCCCCCTATGACAGCCTCCTACTGTGCCGGCCCGTGTCGTCCCCGCTGCCACTCAG TGGGGCCAGTTTCCTGACGCTGCTACAGAACCTGGGCCCCGACAACGCCGTGGCCCTGCTGGTGGCCGTGCTCACCGAGCAGAAGCTGCTCATCCACTCGCTGCGCCCCGACGTGCTGACCAGCGTGGGAGAGGCCCTGGTGGCG ATGATCTTCCCCCTGCGCTGGCAGTGCCCCTACATCCCGCTGTGCCCGCTGGCGCTGGCTGACGTGCTGTGTGCCCCCGTGCCCTTCATTGTAGGCATCCACTCCAGCTACTTCGACCTCTACGAGCCCCCCCGCGACGTCATCTTCGTCGACCTGGACACCAATACCATCTTCCA gagTGAGGAGCGGAAGCTGCTGCCGCCCCGTGCGCTGCCCCGCCGGCCCTGCAAGGTGCTGCTGGCCAccctgcacagcctggcccAGCAGCTAGACGAGC TGCTGAGCGCCCCGGACGAGGCGCCCCCAGAGCTGGTGCTGAGCGCGGCGGAGGGTGTGGGGGCACGGCGGgcgcagctggagctggaggcgAGGGCGGCGTTCTTGCGCTTCATGGCCTGTGCCCTGCGCGGGTACCGCTCCTTCCTGCGCCCCATCGCCCCTGCACCTGCGCCCGCCGAGCGCGACGCCGGCAGCCTCTTTGCCCTGCAGG ggtTCCTGCGCTCCCGGGACCGGCAGTACCAGCGGTTCTATGGGCAGCTGCTGAAGACGCAGCTCTTCACCCAATTCATTGAGGACTGTTCCTTCGCCAGCGACCGTGAGCCCTGTCTCGAGTTCTTTGACACCTGCGTTGACAAG gtgCAGGCAGACCTGGAGAAACCGGAGGACACCCCCCTGATGGAGCTGGATGATCCCCGGGGCGGTGAGCACACGGTGTTCATCACGCCCCCAGAGCAGCCGGCAGGGCCAGATGGGGCCGAGCCCCCGGCGCGGTACAG GTACGACGGGTTCCCCACCCTGTGCCcggagctgctggagcccccCCGGGACCCACTGGtggctcagctgtgccaggcccGGAGCAGCGCCCCGAGCAGCCCCGCCCCTCGCAGGACCAAACAG GAGATGAAGGTGGCGCAGCGGGTGGCTCAAAAGTCGTCGGCAGTGCCGGAGCTGTGGGCACGGTGCCTGCTGGGCCACTGCTATGGCCTCTGGTTCCTGTACCTGCCCACCCACGTGCGCGCCGCCCCCGCCAAGCTCGGCGCCCTCCAGCTCGCCTACGACGTCCTGCGCCAGATGGAGCAGCACAAGGTGGTGCTGCCTGACGAG GTGTGTTACCGCATCCTGATGCAGCTGTGTGGGCAGTACGGGGAGCCCGTGCTGTCCGTGCGCGTCCTGCTCGAGATGAAACGTGCCGGCATCGTCCCCAACACCGTCACCTACGGCTACTACAACAAG GCGGTGCTGGAGAGCAAGTGGCCGGCGGGGACACAGGGAGGGCGGCTGCGCTGGGCCAAGCTCCGGAACGTGGTGCTGGGGGCGGCCCAGTTCCGGCAGCCCCTGCGGCAGCGGGAGCGGCGGAGCAGCAACGGGGACCCCCCGG GTGACCGAGCCCTTCCCCCTCCACGCCCCCCCCTGCAGCGTCAGACCACCTGGGCGGGGCGCAGCCTGCGggacccccccccggccccccggcTGGTGAAGAGcggcagcctcagcttcccccGCAATgaggggggggcccggggggagCCCGGGGAGCCCCCCCTGATCCCCGCAGCCCCCACCCCGCCCTCGGGGCCCCCCCGGCCGCGGGGCCCCCCCGGCTCTGCCGACGGGAGCCTGTCCGACATCAGCTTCCACACGGACGAGAGCGACCCCCGGAGGGACGAGGGGGGACCCGGGGGGggccccgggggtcccggcggcgggggcggtACCCCGCGGCGGGGCCTGGCGGCCAAGCTGCAGCAGTTGCTGTCCCCCGGCAAACGgggcgccccccgccccgcggagCCGCCCCGGGAGCGCCGGGGATCGGAGCCGCGGGACCACCGGGACACGCCCCCCCGGCGCAGCCCtgcggagcccccccggctgcgcCCCCGGGAGCGCCCCGAATCCACGGCGTCCGAG AGCTCTGTGTCCAGTGAACTGGACCTGTCGGACGCCTCGGGGGGCAGCACCGGGGCTCCCAAATCCACCGAGCCCCCCCCAGATgggacagcagggatggagcccccTGCCCTGGAG gtgCTGCTGTCGAGCTGCTCGCGCTGCCCGGGCTGTGCCACGCTGGTGTTCGACGAGGAGCTCATGGCCGGCTGGACCTCGGACGACTCCAACCTCAACACAAGCTGCCCGTTCTGTTCCCGCTCCTTCGTGCCCTTCCTGAGCATTGAGATCCGCGACCTCCGGCGGCCCCCCAG cccccccgggcccccaCCGGTGCCCCCGCCCGTGCAGGGGCCAGTTCTCAGTGACCGCCGGCGCTGCCTCGCCCTGGATGGGCCCGACCCCGACCCCCAATTGTGCAACGGCTGCACCGAGACCCCg CCCCCAGGTCAATCCGAGAGGGTGGCCTTTGCCTACCTGAGCCCGCTGGTGCTGCGGAAGGAGCTGGAGAGCCTGGTGGAGAACGAGGGGGGGGAGCTGCTGGCGCAGCCTGAGCTGGTGGACAGTCACCCCATCATATACTGGAACCTGGTGTGGTACTTCCAGcgcctggcactgcccagcaacctgcccctgctgctgctgggctcccACCATGCCCGCCGGCACCCCCAG GCCCAGtcccctgagcccccccgggTCCGAGTGCGGCTCCTGTGGGACGTCCTGACCCCTGACTCTGAGAGCTGCCCCCCACTCTACGTGCTCTGGAGGCTCCACA GAGCATCTACcgggagctgctgttcctga